In Mytilus edulis chromosome 4, xbMytEdul2.2, whole genome shotgun sequence, the following proteins share a genomic window:
- the LOC139520439 gene encoding LRP2-binding protein-like, which produces MDMKGTLSAEKVPFTKEKSILNDIAQETKDKPGYGNLTEEELMEKVETILLERIKNGDKKAYFQLGLFYYEQDMFEKARTYFERSKDFDYQSLYMLSCMLYDGIGGEADEKCAIEYLKKIAHSDSRQTQHIKRAAQFNVGRAFFEGYGVGRQSDEEAERYWLMAADDGNPKASILAQTILGMYYSRSDTQDLKKAFFWHSEACGNGSIESQGCLGIMYEFGIGVKQDMDSAYVCLKEASDRGNVYAMGNLVGHYYRRKLYTKAADLASRVAQFHDVPLLSNETGCLPGYISKGIALGCFYYARCLHEGHGVKKEPADAQKYYSKSYQYDPDVCARLQNITQHGVI; this is translated from the exons ATGGATATGAAGGGAACCTTGTCAGCAGAGAAAGTGCCATTCACAAAGGAAAAGAGTATCCTGAATGACATTGCTCAGGAAACCAAGGACAAGCCTGGCTATGGAAACCTTACTGAAGAAGAACTTATGGAGAAAGTGGAAACTATACTGTTGGAGAGAATAAAAAATGGAGACAAAAAGGCTTATTTCCAGCTTGGATTATTTTATTATGAACAg gatatGTTTGAGAAGGCAAGGACGTATTTTGAGAGATCTAAAGATTTTGATTACCAGTCCCTGTACATGCTGTCGTGTATGTTGTATGATGGAATTGGTGGAGAGGCTGATGAA AAATGTGCAATAGAATATTTAAAGAAGATTGCCCATTCGGATTCCAGACAAACTCAACATATTAAAAGAGCAGCACAGTTTAATGTAGGGAGAGCTTTCTTTGAAGGCTATGGAGTTGGTAGACAGTCTGATGAGGAGGCAGAACG GTATTGGTTAATGGCAGCTGATGATGGAAATCCTAAAGCCAGTATACTTGCTCAGACCATATTAGGGATGTATTACTCACGTTCTGATACTCAGGATCTCAAGAAAGCTTTCTTCTGGCATTCAGAGGCTTGTGGAAACGGAAGTATTGAGTCACAGG GTTGTTTAGGGATAATGTATGAATTTGGAATCGGTGTGAAACAAGACATGGATTCAGCATATGTTTGTTTGAAGGAAGCTTCCGATCGTGGAAATGTGTACGCCATGGGAAATCTAGTCGGTCATTATTACAGGAGAAAACTCTATACCAAAGCTGCTGATTTAGCTTCAAG AGTTGCTCAGTTCCATGATGTTCCATTACTTTCCAATGAAACTGGCTGTCTACCTGGTTATATTTCTAAGGGCATTGCTTTGGGTTGTTTTTATTATGCTCGGTGTTTACATGAAGGACATGGAGTCAAGAAAGAACCTGCTGATGCCCAAAAGTATTACTCAAAA TCTTATCAATATGACCCAGATGTTTGTGCAAGACTACAAAACATTACTCAACATGGGGTTATATAG
- the LOC139520401 gene encoding uncharacterized protein yields MAEVSGHGDISPLEDTLEDSSRDGEGQKPRAPTTSSVVTKKRKSRSKYTQLEEKWNAKFGNLNSKLDSMFDFIKGQTSTANGDKNTSESGNTLSQRQSSSTPSLSQRQSGSSTSQSQRQTRRSRDSDSESADERDDVMSLQPGQNEVLGSGTESDNEGSNDEHLSSKAKKCLFDIFGEDAIAKKTEKKIGITMDDSQKEVLMGHWRALKPNLVSAFAEETKELFPVDEETEKFLQVPTLDDFIGNCLVKRHGSKASFSKGKNLHSQPYKMLERIAYRGQQASFMGIVICMYMQQSLGNLLELLTDETPNIDKAIQQVRDIFAMSTKELDQAGRAGAFHHIIRRQMCMTDTSMFLLHDSRDISDLPLTGEGVFGDNLVSALKARKDKDKTLDDLLPDIFPKDRKRKTPLTDDSSKAKKSKIEKSDQNKDKTSENFRIPKVYSNTGNRKFIKKTDDGKFSKPDTGYKKTPFPARGGKSYRK; encoded by the coding sequence ATGGCAGAGGTAAGTGGACACGGAGATATTTCTCCGTTAGAAGATACGTTGGAGGATTCCTCTCGTGATGGTGAAGGGCAGAAGCCACGTGCACCTACAACTTCGTCAGTAGTTACGAAGAAGAGGAAGTCCAGGTCCAAGTATACGCAACTAGAAGAAAAATGGAACGCAAAATTTGGAAACCTTAATAGTAAGTTGGACAGTATGTTTGATTTTATTAAGGGACAGACAAGTACCGCAAATGGGGACAAAAATACGTCTGAAAGTGGAAATACACTGTCACAAAGACAGTCCAGTTCTACTCCTAGTCTGTCACAAAGACAGTCAGGTTCTTCTACAAGTCAGTCACAAAGACAGACACGTAGGTCTAGAGATTCTGATAGTGAATCTGCTGATGAACGTGATGATGTAATGTCATTACAACCAGGTCAAAACGAAGTTTTGGGTTCTGGCACAGAGTCTGACAATGAAGGCTCTAATGATGAACATTTGTCAAGCAAagcaaaaaaatgtttgtttgatatttttgggGAGGATGCCATTGCCAAGAAAACTGAGAAAAAAATTGGCATTACCATGGATGATTCTCAAAAAGAGGTTCTAATGGGTCACTGGCGTGCACTCAAACCAAATTTAGTATCAGCCTTTGCTGAGGAAACTAAAGAGCTTTTTCCTGTTGATGAGGAAACAGAAAAATTCCTACAGGTACCAACTTTAGATGATTTCATTGGAAATTGTTTAGTTAAAAGACATGGCAGTAAAGCCTCTTTTTCTAAAGGAAAGAATTTACATTCACAACCTTACAAAATGCTTGAAAGAATAGCATACAGAGGGCAGCAGGCAAGTTTTATGGGTATTGTCATTTGCATGTACATGCAACAGAGTCTTGGTAATTTATTAGAATTATTAACAGACGAAACACCAAACATTGACAAAGCAATTCAACAAGTAAGGGACATTTTTGCCATGTCCACGAAAGAGTTGGATCAAGCTGGTAGAGCAGGTGCTTTTCACCATATTATCAGACGTCAAATGTGTATGACAGATACATCCATGTTTCTTCTCCATGATTCGAGAGACATTTCAGACCTGCCTCTTACTGGAGAAGGTGTTTTTGGTGACAATTTAGTTTCTGCTTTAAAAGCGAGAAAAGACAAAGATAAAACTCTTGATGATTTGTTACCCGATATATTCCCAAAAGATAGGAAAAGAAAAACACCTTTGACAGATGATTCTAGTAAAGCTAAGAAGTCTAAAATAGAGAAGTCAGACCAGAACAAAGACAAGACTTCAGAGAATTTTCGTATCCCAAAAGTGTATTCCAACACAGGAAATAGAAAGTTCATCAAAAAGACAGATGATGGAAAATTCTCCAAACCAGACACTGGTTACAAGAAGACTCCCTTTCCGGCTAGAGGAGGGAAGTCCTATAGAAAATGA